A genomic segment from Triticum dicoccoides isolate Atlit2015 ecotype Zavitan chromosome 1A, WEW_v2.0, whole genome shotgun sequence encodes:
- the LOC119269532 gene encoding uncharacterized protein LOC119269532, with protein MADRLVLLVLVVAAASPTVASPVAAARPCNTLFISSHSANANPSNDPDHRSPITTTVITVFRIRRFGPHFLRIQGHAHPHLNQHHHHHLHSIPANIQIRRPELPELPHSAAGVAASIQERVKDILVVLVGILFGLGCGALTSASMYLVWSIIAGPGASSHYDELYGDEASDSESPKKVGYVIIPGVEAYDGGKN; from the coding sequence cgtcgtcgccgccgcatcCCCCACCGTAGCCTCCCCAGTGGCCGCCGCGCGTCCCTGCAACACCCTCTTCATCTCCTCCCACTCGGCCAACGCTAACCCCAGCAACGACCCCGACCACCGCTCCCCCATCACCACGACGGTCATCACCGTCTTCCGCATCCGCCGCTTCGGCCCCCACTTCCTCCGCATCCAAGGCCACGCGCATCCCCACCtcaaccagcaccaccaccaccacctacacTCCATCCCCGCCAACATCCAgatccgccgccccgagctcccagAGCTTCCCCACTCTGCGGCCGGCGTTGCCGCGAGCATCCAGGAGCGCGTCAAGGACATCCTCGTGGTCCTCGTCGGGATCCTCTTCGGTCTCGGCTGCGGCGCGCTCACCTCTGCCTCCATGTACCTCGTGTGGTCCATAATCGCCGGCCCCGGCGCGTCCTCCCACTACGACGAGCTCTACGGCGACGAGGCGTCCGACTCCGAGAGCCCCAAGAAGGTTGGCTATGTCATCATCCCCGGCGTCGAGGCCTACGACGGTGGTAAGAACTAG